The Primulina eburnea isolate SZY01 chromosome 8, ASM2296580v1, whole genome shotgun sequence genome contains a region encoding:
- the LOC140839692 gene encoding ethanolamine-phosphate cytidylyltransferase-like, with product MEFVSSNWTKDGVYYYSHLFGGIMLTCALLSFSTSYFGAISVPTVPFLIPQLRFFHKKKTTKKRVRVYMDGCFDLMHYGHANALRQAKELGDELVVGVVSDEEIMANKGPPVLSMQERLALVSGLKWVDEVIADAPYAITEEFMNRLFNEHKIDYIIHGDDPCTLPDGTDAYALAKKAGRYKQIKRTEGVSSTDIVGRILSYMKDAEAKKVFLESGHSGEFENLTSPGSEESQAKGGHISHFLPTSRRIVQFSNGTVPGPNYRVVYIDGAFDLFHAGHVEILKKARQLGDFLLVGIYTDQTVSELRGTHFPLMNLHERSLSVLACRYVDEVIIGAPLEVTKDMITTFNISLVVHGTVTEDNRFSNGNSDPYAVPKSMEIFKILESPKDITTTSIAQRIIANHEIYLKRNAKKEASEKKYYEEKKYVSGD from the exons ATGGAGTTTGTGAGCAGTAATTGGACAAAAGATGGGGTATATTACTACTCACATCTATTTGGTGGTATAATGCTTACTTGTGCATTGCTAAGTTTTTCGACGAGCTACTTTGGTGCGATTAGTGTTCCAACCGTGCCCTTCCTTATTCCTCAATTGAGGTTTTTTCATAAGAAAAAAACCACCAAGAAACGTGTCCGCGTCTATATGGATGGATGCTTTGATCTGATGCACTATGGTCATGCAAATGCTTTGAGACAAGCAAAGGAATTGGGGGATGAATTGGTTGTGGGCGTTGTGAGTGATGAGGAGATCATGGCTAATAAAGGGCCTCCTGTTTTATCCATGCAAGAAAG gctTGCCCTTGTTAGTGGGTTGAAGTGGGTTGATGAAGTAATTGCTGATGCCCCATATGCAATTACCGAAGAGTTTATGAACCGCCTTTTCAATGAGCATAAGATTGACTATATTATACATGGTGATGATCCCTGTACTCTACCAGATGGAACTGATGCATATGCTCTGGCCAAGAAAGCTGGTCGGTACAAGCAAATTAAACGCACTGAAGGCGTCTCAAGCACCGATATAGTTG GAAGAATACTTTCTTACATGAAAGATGCTGAGGCCAAGAAAGTATTCTTGGAATCAGGTCACTCAGGTGAATTTGAAAACTTAACTAGCCCGGGAAGTGAGGAGTCTCAGGCTAAAGGAGGGCACATCTCTCATTTCCTACCCACATCAAGACGAATAGTGCAATTTTCAAATGGCACG GTACCTGGACCAAATTATCGTGTTGTGTACATTGACGGGGCATTTGATCTTTTTCATGCTGGGCACGTGGAG ATTCTAAAAAAAGCTAGGCAGCTCGGAGATTTTCTTCTTGTTGGTATTTATACAGACCAGACCGTGAG TGAACTCCGCGGGACTCATTTTCCGTTGATGAATCTACATGAGCGTAGTCTTAGCGTTCTGGCATGCCGTTACGTTGATGAGGTCATCATTGGTGCACCCTTGGAAGTTACTAAAGATATG ATTACGACATTCAACATATCTTTGGTTGTTCATGGGACAGTCACCGAGGACAACCGTTTCTCGAAC GGCAATTCGGATCCTTACGCCGTTCCCAAAAGCATGGAAATTTTCAAAATCCTCGAGAGCCCTAAAGATATTACGACCACCTCTATAGCCCAGAGAATCATCGCTAACCATGAGATTTATTTG AAGCGAAATGCGAAGAAAGAAGCAAGCGAAAAGAAATATTACGAAGAAAAGAAATATGTTTCGGGTGATTGA
- the LOC140839693 gene encoding xyloglucan endotransglucosylase/hydrolase protein 24-like, with translation MQHKMKMLTIFLALFFFVSATFAGNFYQDFAVTWGGGRAKSFDNGNSLTLTLDRGSGSGFRSKRQFLFGKIDMKIKLVPGNSAGTVTTYYLSSLGQFHDEIDFEFLGNLSGQPYVMHTNVYAQGKGSKEQQFYLWFDPTKDFHTYSIQWNPQSIIFSVDGTPVRQFKNLESRGIPFPKSQPMWIYASLWNADDWATRGGLVKTDWSKAPFYATFTGFNALSCPNYASCSTNSWFSQSLDYAATAKMKWIQKNYMVYNYCTDYRRFPQGFPPECSIA, from the exons ATGCAACACAAAATGAAGATGCTTACTATCTTTTTGGCGTTGTTTTTCTTCGTCTCGGCTACTTTTGCTGGGAATTTCTACCAAGATTTTGCCGTAACATGGGGTGGTGGACGGGCAAAATCTTTCGATAACGGAAATTCGCTTACACTGACTTTAGACAGGGGTTCTGGCTCCGGATTCAGGTCCAAGAGACAGTTCCTGTTTGGGAAAATCGACATGAAGATCAAGCTTGTGCCTGGAAATTCTGCTGGCACGGTTACCACATACTAT TTATCTTCACTTGGACAATTCCACGATGAAATCGACTTCGAATTTCTTGGTAATCTAAGCGGGCAACCCTATGTAATGCATACAAATGTGTATGCACAAGGCAAAGGCAGCAAAGAGCAACAATTTTATCTCTGGTTTGATCCCACCAAGGACTTCCACACTTACTCCATCCAATGGAATCCTCAAAGCATCAT ATTTTCAGTCGACGGAACTCCGGTGAGGCAATTCAAGAATCTTGAATCTCGAGGGATACCGTTCCCGAAAAGCCAACCGATGTGGATATACGCGAGCCTGTGGAATGCGGATGACTGGGCAACAAGAGGGGGACTAGTGAAAACGGATTGGTCGAAGGCTCCTTTCTATGCTACTTTCACTGGATTCAATGCCCTCTCTTGCCCCAACTATGCATCATGTTCTACGAACTCTTGGTTCTCACAGTCACTGGATTATGCTGCCACTGCAAAAATGAAGTGGATACAGAAGAATTATATGGTTTACAACTATTGCACTGACTACAGGAGGTTTCCTCAAGGGTTCCCCCCAGAATGCTCCATAGCATGA